From one Acinonyx jubatus isolate Ajub_Pintada_27869175 chromosome B1, VMU_Ajub_asm_v1.0, whole genome shotgun sequence genomic stretch:
- the LOC106966589 gene encoding growth hormone-inducible transmembrane protein-like produces MPTRTTAIHPSDQGLSISDLLVTWYTTVLAAKPVCLRTLPSRVFQPAFTKASPVVKNSTAKHQRLLTPIREYATKTRVGIGHGKTVQELKEAAVEPSMENIFKIDQMGRWFIAGGAAVGLGALCYYGLGMSNEIGAIEKAVIWPQYVKDSIHSTYMYLAGSIGLTALSTLAVSRTFVLTNFMMRGSWVKIGATFAAMIGAGMLLQSIRYDQNPGPKHLAWLLHSSMF; encoded by the exons ATGCCTACACGCACCacagcaatccacccca GCGACCAGGGACTGAGCATTTCAGATCTGCTTGTAACCTGGTACACCACCGTGCTGGCCGCAAAACCTGTATGTCTCCGGACACTACCTTCCAGGGTTTTCCAACCAGCTTTCACCAAGGCCTCCCCTGTTGTGAAGAATTCCACCGCAAAGCATCAACGGCTCTTAACACCCATCAGGGAATATGCCACCAAGACAAGAGTTGGGATCGGGCATGGGAAAACTGTCCAAGAACTTAAGGAGGCAGCAGTGGAACCATCAATGGAAAACATATTCAAAATTGATCAGATGGGAAGATGGTTTATTGCTGGAGGGGCTGCTGTTGGTCTTGGAGCATTGTGCTACTATGGCTTGGGAATGTCTAATGAGATTGGAGCTATTGAAAAGGCTGTAATTTGGCCTCAGTATGTGAAGGACAGTATTCATTCTACCTATATGTACTTAGCAGGAAGTATTGGTTTAACAGCTTTGTCCACCCTGGCAGTGAGCAGAACTTTTGTGCTTACGAACTTCATGATGAGAGGATCTTGGGTGAAAATTGGTGCAACCTTTGCAGCCATGATTGGAGCTGGAATGCTGTTACAGTCAATACGATATGACCAGAACCCAGGCCCAAAGCATCTTGCTTGGTTACTACATTCTAGTATGttctaa